A window of the Microthrixaceae bacterium genome harbors these coding sequences:
- a CDS encoding adenylate/guanylate cyclase domain-containing protein has protein sequence MEPVERARTAGAQARVVGQSAVASIRRSASERLAELIRSDPEWAAQAAEFGLIDRTWLDDPTGRPFRTAPPAEVMERFLARMAERRPSVLASMGLNAVQVLSMVGAPADEDTTPSEVTVMFTDLEGFTRFTADNGDEAAVALVAEHQRQVGPIIRSRGGRVVKRLGDGLMMVFPAPEAAVLAGLELVDTVEVPLRLRAGIHLGEAVVTHDDILGHAVNVAARITEEAPPGVVLTSVEVRAAVSREADGVLRGVTFGRARRHKLKGLEPMSLCRVEYDR, from the coding sequence GTGGAACCCGTCGAACGGGCCCGGACAGCCGGAGCGCAGGCCCGGGTGGTAGGGCAGAGCGCGGTGGCGTCGATCCGACGGTCGGCGTCTGAGCGGCTGGCCGAGCTGATCCGCAGCGATCCGGAGTGGGCAGCCCAGGCCGCCGAGTTCGGACTGATCGACCGCACCTGGCTCGACGACCCGACCGGCCGCCCGTTTCGCACCGCACCCCCCGCCGAGGTGATGGAACGGTTTCTGGCCCGCATGGCCGAGCGTCGCCCATCGGTCCTGGCCTCAATGGGTCTCAACGCCGTGCAGGTGCTGTCCATGGTGGGAGCTCCCGCCGATGAGGACACCACGCCCAGCGAGGTCACGGTGATGTTCACCGACCTCGAGGGATTCACCCGCTTCACCGCCGACAACGGTGACGAGGCGGCCGTGGCCCTCGTGGCCGAACACCAACGCCAGGTCGGCCCCATCATCCGGAGCCGAGGGGGCCGGGTGGTCAAACGCCTGGGTGATGGGTTGATGATGGTCTTCCCCGCCCCCGAGGCCGCCGTCCTCGCCGGTCTGGAACTGGTCGATACAGTCGAGGTTCCGCTGAGGCTCCGGGCCGGCATTCACCTGGGCGAGGCCGTGGTCACCCACGACGACATCTTGGGCCACGCCGTGAACGTGGCGGCCCGCATCACCGAAGAAGCCCCACCAGGGGTGGTGCTCACCTCAGTAGAGGTTCGGGCCGCGGTGAGCAGAGAGGCAGACGGCGTGCTGCGCGGCGTCACCTTCGGTCGGGCCCGACGACACAAGCTGAAGGGCCTGGAGCCGATGAGCCTGTGCCGAGTCGAGTACGACCGGTGA